The genomic window AGTTCATGTCGTGGGCCCACAGTTCGCGGGCGACGGCGTGAGGGACCTCGGAGTCCAAGCACGCCTCGTAGTAGACGATCGTCCGCGCGATGCGCAGGGACTCGTCCGAGGGTCCGGCGGCCCGGGTCTTGCGGCGTGCCACGGCGGCCCCTCTCAGACTCGGTTGCCCCAGCGGGCGGCAATGGCGTCGCGGGCGTTGTGGCCTCGGCGGTTCCCGTCGCCCTCCCCTCGGATTTTTCCGAGGGTGCCGGCCGCGCTCGCCCGGTTGGTCTGGGCCTGCGCGATGCCCGGGTGGAGGACGAACATCCCGGCCCGGTTCCCTCCGGGGATCATCTGGCCTTCACGCTTCACCACGGCGTCGAGCTGGGCGGCGCGCGCGAGCATCGGCGCGGCGATGTCGATCAGCGCGAGGTCGGTCGGCTCAAGGTCCAACTCGGTCTCGTACAGCTCGACCAGCGCGGTGCGAATCTTCGCCGGGTCCTTCTCGGTCGGATCGACGTTCAACGGACCTCCCCGGGGTGCGATCGGCGGGTTCGGATGGGCTGCCAGCGGCCCGCGGCGGCCCGCCTGCGGGCTCGGCCGGCGTCCGCCGAGTCCTTGCGCAGGACGTGCCAGTCGCACAGGGCGCGGAGGTTGGCCGGCGCGTCGGAGCCACCTTCAGAGGCGGGCACGATGTGGTCGCAATGGCGCGCTGGCTCGCCGCACGGCTCTCCGGTGTCGTACCGGATGTGCTGGCACATCCACGCGTCGCGGTTCATCACCGCGCGGCGAAGGCGGGCCCAGTGCGGGGGAAGCGGGGTCGTCCGGCGCGAACTCGTCTGCACGGCAACCTCCTTGAAGCGTTGGGCCCCGCCAGGTGCTCGACCTCGACCAGGGAGAGAGGGCCGGTCGGGGAGCGTTGCCCTGGCGGGGCAACTCGGGAGGCCGGCTCGGGGTGCCGCAGACGTGCGCGCACGCGCGCGGAGCTGCCTCCACATGTATTAAGGCGGTCCGGTTAACAACCGCCGACGCCCGCGGCCTCACTCTCCGCAGTCAGTGCATGGCAATGCGTTCATCCCTGCTGGTCACAGTGTGTTATTGATCAGGAAGAAGGAGTCGGCCGGCGTTCGTATCGGATCTCGACTGCTATGACGCTCCGGGCAATGAAGGAACGCGCGCGGGAGGCACCCCCCGGGTCACCCCGCAACGACCGCCGAACCGCCACGAACGTGCCACCAAATCTCTTGCAGCACTTAGGAGTTGACTTCGCTTCGCGTGAGCGCGTCTTCCGACTTGGCGAGTTGGAGTGCTTCAAGTGAGTGTGACGGGCATCACGCATTTCATATTGGACAACCAACGTGGTGGTCATGCAGTGTT from Kitasatospora sp. NBC_01287 includes these protein-coding regions:
- a CDS encoding HNH endonuclease: MWRQLRARARTSAAPRAGLPSCPARATLPDRPSLPGRGRAPGGAQRFKEVAVQTSSRRTTPLPPHWARLRRAVMNRDAWMCQHIRYDTGEPCGEPARHCDHIVPASEGGSDAPANLRALCDWHVLRKDSADAGRARRRAAAGRWQPIRTRRSHPGEVR